One window of the Arthrobacter sp. zg-Y919 genome contains the following:
- a CDS encoding ABC-F family ATP-binding cassette domain-containing protein, producing the protein MSLIRLQDVNTSFENKQVLREAFLRLEPKDRIGLIGRNGSGKSTILKLVLDQVQPDSGTVTVEPGVKIGYFSQFSELDGQASIADVLDSVFTEIKDVEAELAGIDETIASGPADKEMDRLIRRQSELFETMDRLDGWDYPRRIDSVLTTLGFTDAHRVCPIDALSGGWRNRAALAKILLEQPDVLLLDEPTNYLDVAGVEWLEGWFRDFRGAAIIVSHDRKFLDAVVTRIVEVENFHLHEYPGNFAEYVVQKQFRLKNLQAQFVHEAELLAFEAEGIADRREAAKAGGRLSTQLARIKKSRAPRPVDEIITGIYDGLHVKDVLGRVRGVSKSYGDKVLFEDLSFEVNKGDRIAVTGTNGSGKTTLLRVLTGEEKPDSGDVTWPKGPAMVSYNQMLAELDDADTVTHAVNSLPGSLAFSATKKSVNRFLTMFQFSEADLTSKIGNLSGGQRARVAMAQCLLSGAPVLLLDEPTNHLDMSSTQVMERALLHFPGAVIVVSHDRFFTEKIATRWLVFGAEGAQPGQVDIREA; encoded by the coding sequence ATGAGCCTGATCCGGCTGCAGGACGTCAACACTTCCTTCGAGAACAAGCAGGTCCTGCGTGAAGCCTTCCTGCGGCTCGAACCCAAGGACCGGATCGGCCTGATCGGCCGGAACGGCTCCGGTAAGTCCACCATCCTGAAACTCGTCCTGGACCAGGTGCAGCCCGATTCCGGCACGGTGACGGTGGAACCGGGTGTGAAGATCGGCTACTTCTCCCAGTTCTCGGAACTGGATGGACAGGCCAGCATCGCGGACGTCCTGGACTCCGTCTTCACGGAGATCAAGGACGTCGAGGCCGAGCTGGCCGGCATTGACGAAACCATTGCCTCCGGTCCGGCCGACAAGGAAATGGACCGGCTGATCCGGCGCCAGTCGGAACTGTTCGAGACCATGGACCGCCTGGACGGCTGGGACTACCCGCGCCGCATCGATTCGGTGCTCACCACGCTCGGTTTCACCGACGCACACCGCGTCTGCCCCATCGACGCCCTGTCCGGCGGCTGGCGGAACCGCGCCGCCCTGGCAAAAATCCTGCTCGAACAGCCTGACGTCCTCCTGCTCGATGAACCGACCAACTACCTGGACGTTGCCGGCGTCGAATGGCTAGAGGGATGGTTCCGCGACTTCCGGGGTGCGGCGATCATCGTTTCGCACGACCGGAAGTTCCTGGACGCCGTCGTTACCCGCATCGTGGAAGTGGAGAACTTCCACCTGCACGAGTACCCGGGCAACTTCGCCGAGTACGTGGTGCAGAAGCAGTTCCGGCTGAAGAACCTCCAGGCGCAGTTTGTCCACGAGGCGGAGCTGCTGGCGTTTGAAGCCGAAGGCATTGCGGACCGGCGCGAGGCAGCCAAGGCCGGTGGACGGCTGAGCACCCAGCTGGCCCGGATCAAGAAATCCCGTGCGCCGCGTCCGGTGGACGAGATCATCACCGGCATCTATGACGGACTGCATGTGAAGGACGTCCTGGGCCGGGTCCGCGGCGTGTCCAAGTCCTACGGGGACAAGGTGCTCTTCGAGGACCTGAGCTTCGAAGTCAACAAAGGCGACCGCATCGCCGTCACGGGCACGAACGGCAGCGGCAAGACCACACTGCTGCGCGTGCTTACCGGCGAGGAAAAGCCGGACTCCGGCGATGTCACCTGGCCCAAGGGGCCAGCCATGGTTTCCTACAACCAAATGCTGGCCGAGCTCGACGACGCCGATACCGTCACCCATGCGGTGAACTCGCTGCCGGGATCCCTGGCGTTCAGCGCCACGAAAAAATCCGTGAACCGGTTCCTGACCATGTTCCAGTTCTCCGAAGCGGACCTGACCTCCAAGATCGGTAATCTCTCCGGCGGGCAGCGTGCCCGGGTGGCCATGGCCCAGTGCCTGCTTTCCGGTGCGCCGGTCCTGCTGCTGGACGAGCCCACGAACCACCTGGACATGTCCAGCACGCAGGTCATGGAACGCGCCCTGCTGCATTTCCCCGGAGCCGTCATTGTGGTCAGCCATGACCGGTTCTTCACCGAAAAGATCGCCACCCGGTGGCTGGTGTTCGGCGCCGAGGGGGCACAGCCGGGGCAGGTCGACATCCGCGAGGCCTAA
- a CDS encoding Fur family transcriptional regulator, whose product MQEAADTAQTLAGDIRSAGLKSTSQRVAVLAALQQAPHSSADSLLASVRSELPGISAQAVYGILSAFTEAGLARRVEPPGSPALYESRVGDNHHHLVCIRCGAIKDVDCVIGQAPCLTPSDDSGFTILAAEVTFSGICSTCAQQADSSAR is encoded by the coding sequence ATGCAGGAAGCGGCGGATACAGCACAAACCCTGGCCGGAGACATCCGGTCAGCGGGGCTGAAGTCCACGTCACAGCGGGTTGCCGTCCTGGCAGCACTGCAGCAGGCGCCGCACTCCAGCGCCGACAGCCTCCTGGCTTCCGTTCGATCGGAACTGCCGGGCATTTCCGCCCAGGCCGTCTACGGCATCCTGTCCGCCTTCACCGAGGCTGGACTGGCCCGCCGCGTTGAGCCCCCGGGTTCGCCGGCACTGTACGAGTCGAGGGTGGGGGACAACCACCACCATCTGGTCTGCATCCGCTGTGGAGCGATCAAGGACGTCGACTGCGTGATCGGCCAGGCACCGTGCCTGACCCCATCAGACGATTCCGGCTTTACCATCCTGGCCGCGGAAGTAACCTTCAGCGGCATCTGCAGCACCTGCGCACAGCAGGCGGATTCCTCCGCCCGCTAG
- a CDS encoding maleylpyruvate isomerase family mycothiol-dependent enzyme, whose product MRKSSAAVWDVVRAERRRLAADLAPLPAEQWEVPSLCPGWSVHDVLAHLVDTARTGKIGFVRGMVGARLDFDRMNHRGVLREKRQDPQDTLRALRDVSELTRTPPANLATRLVEAIVHGEDIRRPLGLSGSYPEPAVLRALAYQLRTPGAFGGGRERAAGLRLVDRRTGTAWGTGTTVEADALDLLLAVSGRPVEPVLPT is encoded by the coding sequence ATGCGGAAGTCTTCAGCAGCAGTTTGGGACGTTGTACGTGCCGAGCGGCGGCGCCTCGCCGCGGACCTGGCCCCGCTGCCTGCCGAACAGTGGGAGGTACCCTCGCTCTGTCCCGGGTGGAGCGTCCACGACGTCCTCGCCCACCTTGTGGATACGGCACGCACCGGCAAGATCGGGTTCGTCCGCGGCATGGTTGGCGCACGTCTTGATTTCGACCGCATGAACCACCGCGGGGTCCTCCGGGAAAAGCGTCAGGACCCGCAGGACACCCTGCGCGCACTGAGGGACGTGTCGGAACTGACCCGGACGCCGCCGGCCAACCTGGCCACCCGGCTCGTCGAGGCAATCGTGCACGGCGAGGACATCCGCCGGCCCCTCGGCCTCAGCGGAAGCTATCCGGAACCCGCTGTGCTCCGGGCCCTTGCCTACCAGCTCCGCACCCCGGGCGCTTTTGGCGGAGGGCGTGAGCGGGCGGCGGGGCTGCGGCTGGTCGACCGCCGCACCGGGACTGCGTGGGGTACCGGCACGACGGTCGAAGCCGATGCATTGGACCTGCTGCTCGCCGTGTCCGGGCGCCCCGTGGAGCCCGTCCTGCCCACATAG
- a CDS encoding GatB/YqeY domain-containing protein, whose protein sequence is MGTLKEQLQSDMKTHMKAGNRTALTTVRNVLGEITTREKSGKTPVELDDVQVVSLLQKEAAKRRDTAKIYTEAGEADRAAAEVAEAEIIEAYLPAPLTRADVETIVDEAIADLRADGEEPTMRQMGQVMKPVTAKVAGRFDGKAVSEIVRSRLA, encoded by the coding sequence ATGGGCACTTTGAAGGAACAGCTGCAGTCGGACATGAAGACCCACATGAAAGCGGGCAACCGGACGGCGCTGACTACCGTGCGCAATGTGCTGGGCGAAATCACCACCCGGGAGAAGTCGGGCAAGACGCCGGTGGAGCTCGACGACGTACAGGTCGTCTCCCTGCTGCAGAAAGAAGCCGCCAAACGGCGTGACACCGCAAAGATCTATACGGAGGCCGGCGAAGCTGACCGCGCCGCCGCCGAGGTCGCCGAGGCCGAGATCATCGAAGCCTACCTGCCCGCTCCCCTGACCCGGGCCGACGTCGAAACCATTGTGGACGAGGCCATCGCTGACCTGCGGGCCGATGGCGAAGAACCCACGATGCGGCAGATGGGACAGGTCATGAAGCCGGTAACCGCCAAGGTGGCAGGCCGTTTTGACGGCAAGGCAGTGAGCGAAATCGTGCGGTCCCGCCTGGCCTGA
- a CDS encoding TetR/AcrR family transcriptional regulator, which produces MPATGTGQRLLDSATEAFAAKGFHGTTTRDIATAAGVTPGAVYVHHRSKEELLFSISLHGHERTLALVRSGAASSSDPVQQIETMVRDFVQWQAANRTKSSVVNFELAALTEDHRAEVLKIRRAVDAEFRAVVDRGRQEGRFDVEDTGLAVLALLSLCVDVARWYRGDGRLTAAGIGLHHSRLALRMLGAVPAQSS; this is translated from the coding sequence GTGCCTGCAACCGGCACGGGCCAGCGCCTGTTGGATTCCGCCACGGAAGCCTTCGCAGCCAAGGGGTTCCACGGCACCACCACCCGGGACATTGCGACGGCGGCCGGGGTCACCCCGGGCGCCGTCTATGTGCACCACCGCTCCAAGGAAGAGCTGCTGTTCAGCATTTCGCTGCACGGGCACGAGCGCACCCTGGCCCTGGTCCGCTCCGGTGCCGCATCAAGCAGCGATCCCGTGCAGCAGATTGAAACCATGGTCCGCGACTTCGTTCAGTGGCAGGCGGCCAACCGTACTAAGTCCAGCGTGGTGAACTTCGAGCTGGCCGCCCTTACGGAGGACCACCGCGCCGAGGTGCTGAAGATCCGCCGGGCTGTCGACGCGGAGTTCCGGGCCGTCGTCGACCGCGGACGGCAGGAAGGCCGGTTCGACGTCGAGGACACCGGACTTGCGGTCCTGGCCCTGCTTTCCCTCTGCGTGGATGTAGCGCGCTGGTACCGCGGCGACGGCCGGCTGACCGCTGCCGGCATCGGCCTGCACCACAGCCGGCTTGCTTTGCGGATGCTGGGCGCCGTGCCGGCGCAGTCGTCCTGA